GAAAACATCCCTGTTGACCAATCGGTAGCATTAACTGGTTCATTAAGTGTTAGAGGAGATGTTCTTCCAGTAGGTGGAGTAACTGGTAAAATTGAAGCTGCAGCAGAATCTGGAATTAAAAAGGTTTTAATACCAAGTTCTAATATGAATGATGTTCTAATTGAAGAAAGATACAAGAATAAAATTGAAATAATTCCTGTTGATACTTTAAATGATGTACTTGAACATGCACTTATTGGAACTGGCAAAAAAGGCCTTCTTGATAAAATGAGGAAGATATCTGATATAGTTCCAGATATTGGATTGAAAAACCCAACAACCCATTAAATTCAATTTGAAAGGAAATTCCCTTTCATCTAATTATTTTTTAATTTTTGAAGGTGAAGTTTATTTGTGGCATATTCACTTGAAATAACAGATCATTATAAATGCTTTGATAAACAATATTTTATTATATTAAGAATTTGATATTCATTGAATTATATCACTAATTTTTTTAATTAGATTTTTGATTAATAATTTTACAAGTTTAATTCTAATGAAATTAGATTAAAATAAATTAGCGAATTAAAATAAAGGACGATAAAATGGAAAAATTAAGATTTTCGGATTTAGATCTCTCTGATGAGATCAAAAAAGCTATTGTAGATATGGGATTTGAAGAAGCAACTCCAATTCAATCACTTGCAATCCCCCACGTTTTAGGTGGAAAAGATGTTATAGGCCAGGCACAGACAGGTACAGGAAAAACCGCAGCATTTGGAATTCCAATTTTAGAAATGGCTAACCCTGAAGATAAGAAATTACAGGCAGTAATATTGTGTCCTACAAGAGAATTAGCGATTCAAGTAGCAGAGGAAATTAGAAATCTCTCAAAATATATGAAAAAACTCAATGTTTTACCTATATATGGTGGACAGCCTATAGAAAGACAAATTAAGGCATTGAAAAAGGGTGTTCAAATTATTATAGGGACTCCTGGACGTGTTATGGACCATATGAGACGCGGAACTTTGAAAATGAGTAATGTGAAAATGATGGTTCTTGATGAAGCAGATGAAATGCTTGACATGGGATTTAGAGAAGATATTGAATATGTATTGCAAGACATGCCTCAAGAAAGACAAACACTCCTATTTTCAGCTACAATGTCAAAACCAATCTTAAATTTGACTAAGAAGTATCAAAACAACCCTGAATTTTTGAAAGTTATTCATCAGCAGATGACCGTTCCTGAAATTCAGCAGATATACTTTGAAGTTAAAGAAAAGATGAAATTAGAGTTATTGTCACGTTTAGTAGATATATACAATCCACAATTATCTTTGGTATTCTGTAACACTAAAAGAAGAGTTGACGCGTTGGTAACACATCTTCAAGTTAGAGGGTACCTTGCAGACGGACTTCATGGAGATATGACTCAAAATCAAAGAGATCGTGTTATGGGCAAGTTTAGAAGTGGTAAAATAGAAATTCTTGTTGCAACAGATGTTGCAGCACGTGGAATTGATGTTGATGATATTGAAGCGGTCTTTAATTACGACGTGCCTAATGATGATGAATATTATGTGCACAGAATTGGTAGAACAGGACGTGCAGGTAGAACTGGACGTGCATTCACCTTTGTATCTGGAAGGGAAATTTATCAACTTAGGGATATACAAAAATTCACTAAAACAAAGATTGAACAGCATAGAATTCCATCTCTTGCTGATGTTGAAGAAATCAGGACAGATATCTTTTTAGAAAAGGTAAAATCTGTAGTAAATAATGATGATCTGAATGTGTACATTAATTTAATTGAAAGATTGATGGAAGAGGATTATACTTCAGTTGAAACTGCAGCTGCCCTTTTAAAAATGGTTATGGGCAAACAAACAGGGGAGTCATCAGATGAAGGATTTGGAGACACTGGTGCAAGTCCTGGAATGGTCAGATTCTTTATTAATGCAGGCCGTAAACAAAAAGTAAAAGCAAAAGACATAGTTAAAGGTGTTGCAGAAGAAACAGGTCTTTCAGGCCAAGTAATAGGCA
This portion of the Methanobacterium sp. genome encodes:
- a CDS encoding DEAD/DEAH box helicase, translating into MEKLRFSDLDLSDEIKKAIVDMGFEEATPIQSLAIPHVLGGKDVIGQAQTGTGKTAAFGIPILEMANPEDKKLQAVILCPTRELAIQVAEEIRNLSKYMKKLNVLPIYGGQPIERQIKALKKGVQIIIGTPGRVMDHMRRGTLKMSNVKMMVLDEADEMLDMGFREDIEYVLQDMPQERQTLLFSATMSKPILNLTKKYQNNPEFLKVIHQQMTVPEIQQIYFEVKEKMKLELLSRLVDIYNPQLSLVFCNTKRRVDALVTHLQVRGYLADGLHGDMTQNQRDRVMGKFRSGKIEILVATDVAARGIDVDDIEAVFNYDVPNDDEYYVHRIGRTGRAGRTGRAFTFVSGREIYQLRDIQKFTKTKIEQHRIPSLADVEEIRTDIFLEKVKSVVNNDDLNVYINLIERLMEEDYTSVETAAALLKMVMGKQTGESSDEGFGDTGASPGMVRFFINAGRKQKVKAKDIVKGVAEETGLSGQVIGKIDVYEKFSFVEIPENSAKEFLSLMNRGHIKGKKVNVEPANKRE